One Varibaculum prostatecancerukia genomic window, ATTGGCGTCTCCTCCCCAGCGCGGAACAATATGTTGATGCAGGTGGCCGGCGATGCCTGCTCCTGCGACCTCCCCTTGATTCATTCCCAGGTTGAAACCCGCAGGGTTTGCCACCTTTTGCAAGGTTCTAATCGCTTGCGCGGTTACTTCCCCGAATTCGGCGCGCTCGTCCTCGTCCAGGTCAATGTATTCGGATACATGCCGGTAGGGACAGATCAACATATGCCCGGAGTTATAAGGGAAGAGGTTCATGAGGGCGAAGACTTTTTCTCCCCGGTAAACAATCAGGGCGTCCTCGTCGCTGCGATGGGGAGCGGCACAAAACGGACAGTCTTCACTTTTCTTGGTGGCCGGACGTGCCTCACCCGAGATATAAACCTGGCGATGTGGAGTCCATAGACGCTGGAAGGCGTCGGGAACTCCCCCGAAGCAGCGAGAATCTTCGGTCGGCAGCGCGCTAGAATCCGGCGAGGTCATAAGCTATTTCCGTTCTGCGATTGCGGCAGTGATCTTAGCGATTGCTTGCTCGATCGGTACCCCGTTTTCTTGGCTGCCGTCACGGTAACGGAAGGAAACCGCCCCCGCCTCGGCATCCTCGCCCCCGGCAATCAAGGTAAAGGGAATCTTATCTTTGGAGGCGTTACGGATTTTCTTCCCAAAGCGATCATCGGAGGTATCGACCTCAACCCGGACTCCTTGTTTGCGTAGCTGGGCTGCTACCTCGAACAGGTAGTCGTTGAAGGCCTCGGCTACCGGTACGCAGCGCACCTGGACAGGTGCCAGCCAGGCGGGGAAAGCGCCCGCATAGTGTTCCAGGAGTACCCCAAAGAAGCGTTCTATCGAGCCAAACAGGGCGCGGTGAATCATCACCGGACGCTGATGGGAACCATCGGCAGCAGTGTAGGTAAGGTCGAAACGTTCCGGCAGGTTGAAGTCCAGCTGGATAGTGGACATTTGCCAGGTGCGCCCAATGGCGTCTTTGGCCTGTACCGAGATTTTTGGCCCGTAGAAAGCGGCCCCGCCCGGATCCGGGACTAGTTTCAGTCCGGAAGCAGTCGCTACCTCTTCCAAGGTGCGGGTAGCTTCTTCCCAAGTGTCATCGTCACCTACGAACTTGTCGGGATTCTTGGTGGACAGCTCCAGATAAAAATCCTCTAGCCCAAAATCTTTTAACAGATCCAGGACGAAAGTTAGCAGGCTGGCAAGCTCATCGCGCATCTGTTCGCGGGTGCAGTAAATGTGGGAATCATCTTGAGTGAATCCGCGAGCGCGAGTTAGTCCGTGCACCACCCCGGATTTTTCGTAGCGATAAACGGTGCCGAACTCGAAAAGCCGCAGCGGCAATTCCCGGTAAGAACGCCCCTTGGAAGCAAAAATCAGGTTATGCATGGGGCAGTTCATAGGCTTCAGATAGTAATCTTGCCCCTGCTTGGTGATATTGCCTTCCCTGTCATGCTCTTCGTCCAAGTGCATGGGCGGATACATGCCATCTGCATACCAATCCAGGTGGCCAGAGGTTTTGAACAGATCCGCCTTGGTGATGTGGGGACTGTAAACAAAGGAATACCCGGATTCGATATGCCGTTTGCGGGAGTATTCTTCCATTTCGTTGCGGATAATCGCCCCTTTGGGGTGGAATACCGGCAGACCGGAGCCAATCTCGTCGGGGAAAGAGAACAGATCCAGTTCGCGTCCCAGTTTGCGGTGGTCGCGCCGCTCAGCCTCGCGAATACGGGTTTGGTAGGCAACTAGATCATCTTTGCTGGCCCAAGCGGTGCCATAGATGCGCTGCAGGTGATCATTTGCTTGATCACCTTTCCAATAGGCGGCGGAAGATTTGGTCAGGGCGAAACCGTTGCCAATATAGCGGGTGTTGGGTACGTGCGGGCCGCGGCAGAGATCCTTCCAGGCGCACTCGCCGGAACGCTCAACATTGTCATAAATGGTTAGTCCGCCGGCGCCTACTTCTACGCTGGCACCTTCGGCTTGATCAGGCCCATGACCTTTGGACTCGATCAGTTCCAACTTGTAGGGCTGATCAGCGAGTTCCTGGCGGGCCTCCTCGTCGCTTACTTCCCGACGCACAAAACGCTGCCCACTTTTAACGATTTTCTTCATCCGTTTTTCTAGGTCTTTTAAGAACTCGGGAGTCACCGGATCGATATTGCCGAAATCGTAATAGAACCCGTCAGTGATGTAAGGGCCTACTCCCAGGTTGGCATCCGGGTAAACCTGTTGCACAGCTTGGGCGAGGACGTGGGTAGCCGAGTGGCGAATAATTTCTAGTCCGGCCTCGCTATCAGCGGTAATCGGTTCTACCTGTGCCCCCTCGGGCAAGGTACGCGCCAGGTCCCAGGGCTCGCCCGCAACCCGCATCGCTACCACGCTGCGGTCTTTGCCCCACAAATCCAGGCCGGTGCAAGTGGCAGCTACCTCTTTAGTTTCCCCTGCAATCTGGACGTTGATTAGCCCTGCTGCCTCTGCTGCCACTTTCGATCCTCCTAGTTACGGATTAAGTTATTACCTGGCTATTCTACCTAGGTGCTCATTGCGATTAAAATGAAGCCGTTTCTACTTACCCTACTAGCGGAGGGCAGTTTTACGCTCGTTGGTCGATACGCGCCCAGTCCTACTGGCGCTTTGCATTTGGGGAATCTGCGCACCGCCCTAATCGGGTGGGCGCTGTCTCGGCAAGGCGGCGGGCGTTTCGTGCTGCGTTTTGAGGATTTAGATGCCCGCTCGCGTGATCCTTTCCGCGCCCTACAACTTAGAGATTTAGCGGCCTTGGGGATTGATTGGGACGGGGAACCTTTGGTGCAATCAAGTTGTATCGGGCGCTATGAGGAGGTGTTTGCGCAGCTTAAAGCGGAGGGGCTGGTTTATGAATGTTATTGTTCGCGCCGGGAACTATCGCAAGTTGCTTCGGCCCCGCATACTCCTCCGGGAGCATATCCGGGCTATTGCCGCGACCTCACCCCGGCCGAGCGCGCCGGGAAGCGGGAAGAACTTTCAAAAGTAGGACGCGGCCCCGCTCTTCGCCTGCGCAGCAACCAAGAAACTTTGACCTTCACGGACGCGGTTTACGGGCC contains:
- the gluQRS gene encoding tRNA glutamyl-Q(34) synthetase GluQRS, producing MKPFLLTLLAEGSFTLVGRYAPSPTGALHLGNLRTALIGWALSRQGGGRFVLRFEDLDARSRDPFRALQLRDLAALGIDWDGEPLVQSSCIGRYEEVFAQLKAEGLVYECYCSRRELSQVASAPHTPPGAYPGYCRDLTPAERAGKREELSKVGRGPALRLRSNQETLTFTDAVYGPQTGVVDDFVLRRSDGVFSYNFVCVVDDAYQGVSQVCRGRDLLSSVARQNYLHQLLGSIPPNWVHVPLVLNQKGERLAKRDGAVTLEQLRACGIESPQVISMLATSLGFPPAKTAKEFLAHFDLGKMSHEDWRFLPPR
- a CDS encoding HIT family protein; the protein is MTSPDSSALPTEDSRCFGGVPDAFQRLWTPHRQVYISGEARPATKKSEDCPFCAAPHRSDEDALIVYRGEKVFALMNLFPYNSGHMLICPYRHVSEYIDLDEDERAEFGEVTAQAIRTLQKVANPAGFNLGMNQGEVAGAGIAGHLHQHIVPRWGGDANFFPLIAHTKAVPQLLGDAREQIANGWQG
- the thrS gene encoding threonine--tRNA ligase — its product is MAAEAAGLINVQIAGETKEVAATCTGLDLWGKDRSVVAMRVAGEPWDLARTLPEGAQVEPITADSEAGLEIIRHSATHVLAQAVQQVYPDANLGVGPYITDGFYYDFGNIDPVTPEFLKDLEKRMKKIVKSGQRFVRREVSDEEARQELADQPYKLELIESKGHGPDQAEGASVEVGAGGLTIYDNVERSGECAWKDLCRGPHVPNTRYIGNGFALTKSSAAYWKGDQANDHLQRIYGTAWASKDDLVAYQTRIREAERRDHRKLGRELDLFSFPDEIGSGLPVFHPKGAIIRNEMEEYSRKRHIESGYSFVYSPHITKADLFKTSGHLDWYADGMYPPMHLDEEHDREGNITKQGQDYYLKPMNCPMHNLIFASKGRSYRELPLRLFEFGTVYRYEKSGVVHGLTRARGFTQDDSHIYCTREQMRDELASLLTFVLDLLKDFGLEDFYLELSTKNPDKFVGDDDTWEEATRTLEEVATASGLKLVPDPGGAAFYGPKISVQAKDAIGRTWQMSTIQLDFNLPERFDLTYTAADGSHQRPVMIHRALFGSIERFFGVLLEHYAGAFPAWLAPVQVRCVPVAEAFNDYLFEVAAQLRKQGVRVEVDTSDDRFGKKIRNASKDKIPFTLIAGGEDAEAGAVSFRYRDGSQENGVPIEQAIAKITAAIAERK